One Candidatus Limnocylindrales bacterium genomic window carries:
- a CDS encoding 3-oxoacyl-ACP synthase III family protein: protein MHAVALRDLEAELPGTPVSDAELARELRIEESEVARWSGGRARHESGEGEGPAALLARATQRLLERRGLATGEIDFLVAATNTPDMFFPGTGCVLQSLLEAPPIGALDVRANCTGFLVALDVGSRFVASGRYRRVLVAAADTPSHFNGRNGRTPELACAMGDSACAVLLERAETASEVLAVRVHTDGSRATDYWCEYPASRHREGSAIRGRNRLPADKVAQGLHLPRVNLEALRELALARVPAVFDEALQQAGVAAVDATLIAHLLPDVEEELATRLGARAGSIVRSTLAYSGGASLAVLLAHARSDGRVQAGQTVALATSGAGASWGAAVIRCS from the coding sequence GTGCATGCCGTCGCGCTGCGTGATCTGGAAGCCGAGCTTCCCGGCACGCCGGTAAGCGATGCCGAGCTGGCTCGCGAGCTGAGGATCGAAGAGAGCGAGGTCGCGCGCTGGTCGGGCGGCCGCGCTCGACACGAGAGCGGGGAGGGCGAGGGCCCTGCCGCCTTGCTGGCTCGTGCCACGCAGCGCCTGCTCGAGCGCCGCGGGCTGGCGACCGGCGAGATCGACTTCCTGGTTGCGGCCACCAACACCCCCGACATGTTCTTCCCCGGCACCGGCTGCGTGCTGCAGAGCCTGCTCGAGGCGCCGCCGATCGGCGCGCTCGACGTGCGCGCCAACTGCACGGGTTTCCTCGTCGCGCTCGATGTCGGCTCGCGGTTCGTCGCCAGCGGCCGTTACCGGCGCGTGCTCGTGGCGGCGGCCGACACGCCATCGCACTTCAACGGCCGCAACGGTCGCACGCCCGAGCTTGCGTGCGCCATGGGCGACAGCGCCTGCGCCGTTCTGCTCGAGCGCGCCGAGACCGCATCGGAAGTGCTCGCTGTACGCGTACACACCGACGGCTCGCGCGCCACCGACTACTGGTGCGAGTACCCGGCCAGCCGCCATCGCGAGGGCAGCGCGATCCGGGGCCGCAACCGCCTGCCCGCCGACAAGGTGGCGCAGGGGCTGCACCTCCCGCGCGTGAACCTGGAGGCGCTTCGCGAGCTGGCGCTGGCGCGCGTGCCGGCGGTCTTCGACGAGGCACTGCAGCAGGCCGGCGTGGCAGCGGTGGACGCGACGCTGATCGCGCATCTGCTTCCGGATGTGGAAGAGGAGCTGGCGACCAGGCTCGGGGCTCGCGCCGGAAGCATCGTACGTTCGACGTTGGCCTATAGCGGCGGTGCGTCGCTGGCGGTTCTGCTGGCGCATGCGCGCAGCGACGGCCGCGTGCAGGCAGGACAGACGGTGGCCTTGGCGACTTCCGGCGCGGGCGCGTCATGGGGCGCGGCCGTCATCAGGTGCTCGTGA
- a CDS encoding 2-C-methyl-D-erythritol 4-phosphate cytidylyltransferase: MRVGLLVPAAGSGERLGLGTPKALVELDGQPLVRRTLERLAQATTFNETVVLAPAAWLPQMEQALAGLATALGQLQVCAGGATRQASVRAGLTALSPACDLVCVHDAARPLVDAATVRGVLEQARAHGAATAASRPADSIRVEDGGDAASGAISGSGDRSGTLSPSRTPAAGDGGGHAAVTRAVDRARVWLVETPQAFRRELLERAHARALRDGTEGTDDASLVEALGVQIRVVGSGSCNLKITSAADLLVARALLGL, translated from the coding sequence ATGAGAGTGGGGCTTCTGGTTCCGGCGGCGGGCAGCGGCGAGCGATTGGGGCTGGGCACGCCCAAGGCGCTGGTCGAGCTGGACGGGCAGCCGCTCGTGCGCCGCACGCTGGAGCGCCTGGCCCAGGCGACGACGTTCAACGAGACAGTCGTGCTCGCACCCGCCGCCTGGCTGCCGCAGATGGAGCAGGCGCTCGCCGGCCTGGCCACCGCCCTCGGCCAGCTGCAGGTCTGCGCCGGCGGCGCCACGCGGCAGGCGTCGGTCCGGGCAGGACTGACGGCTCTGAGTCCCGCCTGCGATCTGGTCTGCGTTCATGACGCGGCAAGGCCGCTCGTCGATGCTGCCACCGTTCGCGGCGTGCTCGAGCAGGCCCGGGCGCACGGCGCGGCGACGGCGGCGTCGCGGCCGGCCGACAGCATCCGCGTCGAGGACGGCGGCGACGCGGCAAGTGGCGCGATCAGCGGCAGCGGCGACCGGAGCGGTACTCTCAGCCCCAGCCGAACCCCTGCCGCCGGCGACGGCGGAGGCCACGCCGCCGTCACCCGTGCGGTGGATCGGGCGCGGGTATGGCTGGTCGAGACGCCTCAGGCCTTCCGTCGCGAGCTTCTCGAGCGTGCGCACGCCCGGGCTCTGCGCGACGGCACCGAGGGCACCGACGATGCGTCCCTCGTCGAAGCGCTCGGCGTGCAGATTCGCGTAGTTGGGTCGGGAAGCTGCAACCTCAAGATCACCAGTGCGGCCGATCTCCTGGTGGCGCGAGCCCTGCTCGGCCTCTAG
- the larE gene encoding ATP-dependent sacrificial sulfur transferase LarE, translating into MAGGDCSDLSHKHERLLRSLADMRSAVLAFSGGVDSTLVLAAAADARSRFGGDMLRFLALTTASPTNTAEEVEQARALAERIGIEHVVIATNELETPGYADNPAHRCYLCKQTLYPLCLSMAHRHGLAFVADGVNRDDLSDYRPGLRAAVELGVRHPLVEAELTKAEVRELSRRYGLPTADAPASPCLSSRFPYGTRITEQRLAQVAAAEAALKRLGFVELRVRYYGERARVEVAAGELGRLSDASLRDAAVAAVAAAGFSEVELAAEPLRSGSLNAAIGR; encoded by the coding sequence ATGGCCGGCGGCGACTGCAGCGATCTCTCCCACAAGCATGAACGGCTGCTGCGCTCGCTGGCCGACATGCGCTCGGCGGTGCTCGCGTTCTCGGGCGGTGTCGATTCGACGCTCGTGCTGGCGGCCGCCGCCGACGCGCGCAGCCGCTTCGGCGGCGACATGCTGCGATTCCTCGCGCTGACGACAGCTTCACCCACCAACACCGCCGAGGAGGTCGAGCAGGCGCGCGCGCTGGCGGAGCGCATCGGCATCGAGCACGTCGTCATCGCCACCAACGAGCTGGAGACGCCAGGCTACGCCGACAACCCGGCCCATCGATGCTACCTGTGCAAGCAGACGCTGTATCCGCTGTGCCTGTCGATGGCGCACCGGCATGGGCTCGCGTTCGTCGCCGACGGCGTCAACCGCGACGATCTTTCCGACTACCGGCCGGGCCTGCGCGCCGCCGTCGAGCTCGGCGTGCGCCACCCGCTGGTGGAGGCCGAGCTGACCAAGGCCGAGGTGCGCGAGCTATCGCGCCGCTACGGCCTGCCGACCGCCGACGCTCCGGCCTCCCCCTGCCTTTCCTCGCGCTTTCCCTACGGCACCCGCATCACCGAGCAGCGCCTGGCCCAGGTCGCAGCCGCCGAGGCAGCGCTGAAGCGGCTGGGGTTCGTCGAGCTGCGCGTGCGTTACTACGGTGAGCGCGCGCGAGTGGAAGTGGCCGCCGGCGAGCTCGGCCGCCTGAGCGACGCGTCGCTGCGGGACGCGGCCGTGGCCGCCGTTGCCGCCGCCGGGTTCTCGGAGGTGGAGCTGGCGGCTGAGCCGCTGCGCTCGGGCAGCCTCAACGCGGCCATCGGCCGCTAG
- a CDS encoding 4Fe-4S dicluster domain-containing protein gives MATVITEECINCGACEPECPNTAIYQGGVEYDWQGSKHAALSNDFFYIVPEKCTECVGFFDHEACAAVCPVDCCVPDPKRPETHDALLQRARELHPDKAFGADAPSRFHKGNGAAPAGDGAPAAAVAAPSAAAPAAAAKPAAAAPAAPAAKPAAAAPAAAPAAKAAAAPAAAARVEKPLRPPARTLAAGDPGKDFEGELREPFSLLLDRLQKGPRRRVPALLGLPILLASPLLGALGHKAKRDLEAAIGDRRYFNAEMATGLNILLNFLLYPIAFTVIAFLGGSVTPFTEDDKGWIILGLLIAMAEAGWRLRDGFRGMPASDMRFGPAIYGAPLSILVAPIASRFSSSRQSGGAGTEGFYTTEFDEKRERERRYGEVYRVDQYPAGYYVRFELPRKVPRSGAKHDLGIGDEMPDYDVKLSLDDHTLTVRGRVVDESLRALCGVSSSFPADFKTPIPLEGRLAGFRHRYADKVLEVVVLRQDAS, from the coding sequence ATGGCGACGGTCATTACCGAGGAGTGCATCAACTGCGGCGCGTGTGAGCCCGAGTGCCCGAACACCGCCATCTACCAGGGCGGCGTCGAGTACGACTGGCAAGGCAGCAAGCACGCGGCGCTTTCCAACGACTTCTTCTACATCGTTCCGGAGAAGTGCACCGAGTGCGTGGGCTTCTTCGACCACGAGGCCTGCGCGGCGGTCTGTCCCGTCGATTGCTGCGTGCCCGATCCCAAGCGACCGGAGACGCACGATGCCCTGCTGCAGCGTGCGCGCGAGCTGCATCCGGACAAGGCCTTCGGCGCCGACGCGCCGTCGCGTTTCCACAAAGGCAACGGGGCTGCGCCGGCCGGCGACGGCGCACCCGCAGCAGCCGTAGCCGCTCCGTCCGCCGCTGCACCGGCCGCTGCTGCCAAACCTGCTGCCGCAGCGCCGGCCGCACCCGCCGCCAAACCCGCCGCCGCAGCGCCGGCTGCCGCGCCGGCGGCAAAAGCCGCCGCCGCTCCTGCGGCTGCTGCGCGCGTCGAGAAGCCGCTGCGTCCTCCGGCTCGCACGCTCGCTGCCGGCGATCCCGGCAAGGACTTCGAAGGCGAGCTGCGCGAGCCTTTCTCGTTGCTGCTCGATCGGCTGCAGAAGGGGCCGAGGCGCCGCGTTCCTGCGCTGCTCGGTCTGCCCATCCTGCTCGCTTCGCCGCTGCTGGGCGCACTGGGGCACAAGGCCAAGCGCGACCTGGAAGCCGCCATCGGCGACCGTCGCTACTTCAACGCCGAGATGGCCACGGGCCTGAACATCCTGCTCAACTTCCTTCTGTATCCGATCGCGTTCACCGTGATCGCCTTCCTCGGCGGCAGCGTCACGCCGTTCACCGAAGACGACAAGGGCTGGATCATTCTCGGCCTGCTCATCGCGATGGCGGAAGCCGGCTGGCGACTGCGCGACGGCTTCCGCGGCATGCCAGCCTCCGACATGCGTTTCGGGCCCGCGATCTACGGTGCGCCGTTGAGCATCCTGGTTGCGCCGATCGCGTCGCGGTTCAGCAGCTCGCGTCAGAGCGGCGGCGCCGGCACCGAAGGTTTCTACACGACGGAGTTCGACGAGAAGCGCGAGCGCGAGCGCCGCTACGGCGAGGTCTATCGCGTCGATCAGTATCCGGCCGGCTACTACGTGCGTTTCGAGCTGCCGCGAAAGGTTCCGCGCTCCGGCGCCAAACACGACCTCGGCATCGGCGACGAAATGCCCGACTACGACGTGAAGCTCAGCCTCGATGATCACACGCTGACGGTGCGGGGGCGCGTGGTGGACGAGAGCCTGCGCGCGCTGTGCGGCGTGTCCTCGTCATTCCCTGCCGACTTCAAGACGCCGATTCCTCTCGAAGGCAGGCTCGCCGGCTTCCGCCATCGCTACGCCGACAAGGTGCTGGAGGTCGTGGTGCTTCGCCAGGACGCCTCATAG
- a CDS encoding DUF1844 domain-containing protein, which translates to MSDERDERAFKVEDRRRFGPDGTPRAENGEGNAAEAGSAANERERTGASGPKDSAHAAGADATADEQGAGAGEASPERGSSTSAAESEAAFNAANKAAGGKPSEITFSSFVVGLATQALMFMGAVPDPAGKGPKRNLAEAAALIDILGMLERKTAGNLAEDEARLIEDVLYDLRMRYVRETRRGAGEGNQG; encoded by the coding sequence ATGAGCGACGAACGAGACGAGCGTGCGTTCAAGGTGGAAGACCGGCGGCGCTTCGGCCCCGACGGCACGCCGCGCGCGGAGAACGGCGAGGGCAACGCGGCGGAGGCCGGCTCGGCTGCCAACGAGCGCGAGCGAACGGGCGCCTCGGGTCCGAAAGACAGTGCGCACGCGGCGGGCGCGGACGCCACGGCGGACGAGCAGGGCGCCGGTGCCGGCGAGGCATCGCCGGAGCGGGGATCATCGACTTCGGCTGCGGAGAGCGAAGCCGCGTTCAACGCGGCCAACAAGGCCGCTGGCGGCAAGCCCTCCGAGATCACGTTCTCGAGCTTCGTCGTCGGTCTGGCCACGCAGGCATTGATGTTCATGGGCGCCGTGCCCGACCCGGCCGGCAAGGGGCCGAAGCGGAACCTCGCCGAGGCCGCGGCTTTGATCGACATCCTCGGGATGCTCGAGCGCAAGACGGCGGGCAATCTCGCCGAGGACGAGGCGCGACTGATCGAGGACGTCCTTTACGACTTACGCATGCGCTATGTGCGCGAAACTCGCCGCGGAGCGGGTGAAGGAAACCAGGGCTGA
- a CDS encoding beta-ketoacyl-ACP synthase III — MTLPQRSHILGAGFEVPQTVVTNDELSSVLDTSDEWIQQRSGIKERRYVDDDQGSVPLAERASRRAIEMAGITPADIDLILCGTLSPDVDFPGNSSWLQQRLGLEGVLAFDVRNQCSGFLYMLSIADQYVRTGGARHVLIVGSEVHSSGIEYADRSRHVTVLFGDGAGAVVVGPAPDAERGLLTINLHAEGKYAEKLCLLGPGSLRKPRIPAGWSPADIYGWPQMDGKLVFRHAVTRMTEAIEEALADIGARKEDIAMLVPHQANLRINQLVAMGLGIGDDRMGNNIDRYGNTTAATIPILLAETWAAGRIKRGDLVCLAAFGSGFTWGAALLRW, encoded by the coding sequence ATGACCCTACCGCAGCGATCGCACATCCTCGGCGCAGGCTTCGAAGTTCCCCAGACCGTCGTCACCAACGATGAGCTGTCGAGCGTGCTCGATACGAGCGACGAGTGGATTCAGCAGCGCAGCGGCATCAAGGAACGCCGCTATGTCGACGACGACCAGGGCAGCGTGCCGCTGGCCGAGCGCGCCAGCCGCCGCGCCATCGAGATGGCCGGCATCACGCCGGCCGACATCGATCTGATCCTTTGCGGAACGCTCAGCCCCGACGTCGACTTCCCCGGCAACTCCTCGTGGCTGCAGCAGCGCCTCGGTCTGGAAGGCGTGCTCGCCTTCGACGTGCGCAACCAGTGCTCGGGATTCCTCTACATGCTTTCGATCGCCGATCAGTACGTGCGCACGGGAGGAGCCCGCCACGTGCTGATCGTGGGCAGCGAGGTGCATTCGAGTGGAATCGAGTACGCCGACCGCAGCCGTCACGTCACCGTGCTGTTCGGCGACGGCGCCGGCGCGGTGGTCGTCGGGCCGGCGCCGGATGCGGAGCGCGGCCTGCTGACCATCAACCTTCACGCCGAGGGAAAGTACGCGGAGAAGCTGTGCCTGCTCGGGCCGGGTTCGCTGCGCAAGCCGCGCATCCCCGCCGGCTGGAGCCCCGCCGACATCTATGGCTGGCCGCAGATGGACGGCAAGCTCGTGTTTCGCCACGCGGTGACGCGCATGACCGAGGCGATCGAAGAGGCGTTGGCCGACATCGGCGCGCGCAAGGAAGACATCGCGATGCTGGTGCCGCACCAGGCCAACCTGCGCATCAACCAGCTCGTCGCGATGGGCCTCGGCATCGGCGACGACCGCATGGGCAACAACATCGACCGCTACGGCAACACCACCGCGGCGACCATTCCAATCCTGCTGGCCGAGACTTGGGCGGCGGGACGCATCAAGCGCGGCGATCTCGTTTGTCTGGCTGCGTTCGGGTCCGGATTCACGTGGGGCGCTGCGCTGTTGCGGTGGTAA
- the cysK gene encoding cysteine synthase A, which yields MPQACQVASNTLELIGNTPVIELTRIVPAGGARVLGKLESQNPGGSVKDRICLSIIEAAERDGLLGPGGTIVEPTSGNTGIGLALVAAARGYRLILTMPDTMSEERRSLLRAYGAELILTPDSKGMHAAIAKAEEIVRSNPGFFMPSQFSNPANPDAHRRSTAREILDQCPRIDAFVAGVGTGGTITGVGSVLKKERPGVSIVAVEPAGSAVLSGGEAGFHAIQGIGAGFVPANLDVGVIDRVITVSDDDAKTYTRRLAAEEGILVGISAGAAAAAALRVASELPSDAIVLFMLCDTGERYLTTDLFGSAGI from the coding sequence ATGCCGCAAGCCTGCCAAGTCGCCAGCAACACCCTCGAGCTGATCGGCAACACCCCCGTCATCGAACTCACGCGCATCGTCCCGGCGGGCGGCGCTCGCGTGCTCGGCAAGCTCGAGTCCCAGAATCCCGGCGGCAGCGTCAAGGATCGGATCTGCCTCAGTATCATCGAAGCCGCCGAGCGCGACGGCCTTCTCGGCCCCGGCGGCACGATCGTCGAGCCGACCAGCGGCAATACCGGCATTGGCCTGGCCCTGGTGGCGGCAGCGCGGGGCTATCGGCTCATCCTGACGATGCCGGACACGATGAGCGAGGAGCGGCGAAGCCTGCTGCGCGCGTATGGGGCCGAGCTGATCCTGACGCCCGATAGCAAGGGAATGCACGCGGCCATCGCCAAGGCCGAAGAGATCGTCCGCTCCAACCCCGGCTTCTTCATGCCGAGCCAGTTTTCGAACCCCGCCAACCCCGATGCGCACCGCCGCAGCACCGCCCGCGAAATCCTCGACCAGTGCCCGCGCATCGATGCATTCGTGGCCGGGGTGGGAACGGGCGGCACGATCACAGGTGTCGGCTCGGTGCTGAAGAAGGAGCGGCCCGGCGTGAGCATCGTGGCCGTGGAGCCGGCGGGGTCGGCGGTCCTGTCGGGCGGTGAGGCCGGCTTTCACGCCATCCAGGGCATCGGCGCCGGCTTCGTCCCCGCCAACCTGGACGTGGGCGTCATCGACCGCGTCATCACGGTCAGCGACGACGACGCCAAGACCTACACTCGCCGCCTGGCTGCGGAAGAAGGAATTCTCGTCGGCATTTCGGCAGGCGCCGCGGCAGCCGCCGCCCTACGTGTTGCCAGCGAGCTTCCCTCCGATGCCATCGTCCTGTTCATGCTGTGCGACACCGGAGAGCGATATCTGACCACGGATCTGTTCGGGTCGGCCGGCATCTGA
- a CDS encoding dihydroorotate dehydrogenase, whose amino-acid sequence MNSNVDLRVGVGSVELATPVIAASGTFGYGVEYDHLLDWSLVGGVSVKGLSAEPSEGHAAPRMVETPGGMLNAIGLQNIGADAFVRDKLPRLRQLGPRIIANCWGNTTTDFERVVEKLDAAEVDAIEVNLSCPHKHEWGGVLAADPRMTAEVVRAVRQRTRRPLWIKLSPNVADITEIAKVAEAEGADAVTLINTLRGLSIDIETRRPSLANGSGGLSGPAIKPVALYMVHATAKAVRIPVVGVGGIMTGRDAVEFLMAGAAAVEVGTASLYDPGAPARIAAELAECLRTIGATDAAAVIATLRT is encoded by the coding sequence GTGAATAGCAACGTTGATCTGCGGGTTGGCGTCGGCAGCGTCGAGCTTGCGACTCCGGTCATTGCTGCGTCGGGGACGTTCGGTTACGGGGTCGAGTACGATCATCTGCTCGATTGGTCGCTGGTCGGTGGAGTCTCGGTCAAAGGGCTTTCGGCCGAGCCATCGGAGGGGCATGCGGCGCCGCGAATGGTCGAGACGCCTGGAGGCATGCTCAATGCCATCGGGCTTCAGAACATCGGTGCCGATGCATTCGTGCGCGACAAGCTGCCGCGGCTTCGCCAGCTCGGGCCGCGCATCATCGCCAACTGCTGGGGCAATACCACCACCGATTTCGAGCGCGTGGTGGAGAAGCTCGATGCCGCCGAGGTCGATGCGATCGAGGTCAACCTGTCGTGTCCGCACAAGCACGAGTGGGGCGGGGTGCTGGCGGCCGATCCGCGCATGACCGCGGAAGTCGTCCGCGCGGTGCGACAACGGACGCGGCGTCCGCTGTGGATCAAGCTGTCGCCGAACGTGGCCGACATCACCGAGATCGCCAAAGTTGCCGAGGCCGAAGGTGCCGATGCGGTGACGTTGATCAACACGCTGCGCGGGCTGTCCATCGACATCGAGACGCGGCGGCCATCTCTCGCCAACGGCAGCGGCGGCCTGTCGGGACCGGCAATCAAACCGGTCGCGCTGTACATGGTGCACGCCACCGCCAAGGCCGTGCGCATTCCCGTGGTCGGCGTTGGCGGCATCATGACCGGTCGTGATGCGGTCGAGTTTCTCATGGCCGGCGCGGCGGCGGTGGAGGTGGGCACGGCCAGCCTCTACGATCCCGGCGCTCCGGCCCGCATCGCGGCCGAGCTCGCCGAATGCCTCCGAACGATCGGTGCCACTGACGCCGCCGCCGTGATCGCAACCCTGAGGACCTGA
- a CDS encoding CarD family transcriptional regulator, with protein sequence MEFKVGDKVVYPAHGVGVIEEVEARMISGATATFYSLRILDTDMKIMIPTGKSKAVGLRRVIGKDMVNKVYKVLREKRITVDQATWNRRYREYTEKIKTGSVLEIASVLRDLFMLKGDKELSFGERKMLDTARNLLVKELAIAKSNTEENIMEELKTIFGH encoded by the coding sequence TTGGAATTCAAAGTAGGAGACAAGGTCGTGTACCCCGCTCATGGGGTAGGCGTCATCGAGGAAGTCGAGGCACGAATGATCTCGGGGGCTACTGCGACATTCTACTCGCTGCGGATCCTCGACACCGACATGAAGATCATGATTCCCACGGGCAAGAGCAAAGCCGTGGGCCTTCGCCGCGTGATCGGCAAGGACATGGTCAACAAGGTCTACAAGGTCCTTCGCGAGAAGCGCATCACGGTCGACCAGGCGACCTGGAACCGTCGCTACCGTGAGTACACCGAGAAGATCAAGACCGGATCGGTATTGGAGATTGCATCGGTCCTTCGCGATCTGTTCATGCTCAAGGGTGACAAGGAGCTGTCGTTCGGCGAGCGCAAGATGCTCGACACGGCGCGCAATCTGCTCGTCAAAGAGCTGGCGATCGCCAAGTCCAACACCGAAGAGAACATCATGGAGGAGCTCAAGACCATCTTCGGTCACTGA
- a CDS encoding DegQ family serine endoprotease, translated as MKATRSMLTLGLVFGAILGVGVTTAVRGCEEERIDAPQAHRGMDAPQAHRGMDAPLAQRGMDAPQEQRDTDAPQEQHGMDAPEGQRERGAGAPPAMEAPQPRERPENQPGDAREDQDSGGARGEGNVEGPPVLVPPAPPAPHLPDQLPVTARDALVQGLPDFSKLVEVLGPSVVNISTESEEKEELGGRGGMEGPFEPFFRGPRRSLGSGFVLDTDGAIITNSHVVEDAAKIVVRLHDEREFEAEVVGVDSKTDLAVIRIKGATGLVPVPLGDSDALKVGEWVVAIGNPFGLDHTVTAGIVSAKGRQINRRNPYDDFIQTDAAINPGNSGGPLVNLAGQVVGINTAIFSQGGGNIGIGFAIPVNMARTIVPQLQESGHVTRGWLGVKIQPVDADIARSLGLTDAKGALVAEIFPDSPASKAELKVGDVITSFDGVEVAKSSDLPAIVAGTPVGKTVDVVVMRGGERMTIKVEVAQLEDEAQAAKPVQTGALGLSVQDLAPEMAEELGLAKDARGVVVTSVKKGSPAEEAGLQPGDLIQMVGNRSVESAEQFATLLADVDKTQSVLVLVRRGDQTLFRVIKPPKTDGGEGGKDKEETEEQDGDQENNGTKEGDRR; from the coding sequence ATGAAGGCCACACGTTCGATGCTGACGTTGGGTTTGGTGTTCGGCGCGATCCTCGGCGTCGGCGTGACCACGGCCGTCCGAGGCTGCGAGGAGGAGCGCATAGATGCGCCGCAGGCGCATCGCGGAATGGATGCGCCGCAGGCGCATCGCGGAATGGATGCGCCGCTGGCGCAGCGAGGAATGGACGCGCCGCAGGAGCAGCGCGACACGGACGCGCCGCAGGAGCAGCACGGAATGGATGCGCCCGAGGGCCAGCGCGAGCGCGGCGCCGGTGCACCGCCGGCGATGGAAGCTCCGCAGCCGCGCGAGAGGCCCGAGAATCAGCCTGGCGATGCTCGCGAAGATCAGGACAGCGGCGGCGCAAGAGGTGAAGGCAACGTCGAAGGGCCACCGGTGCTCGTGCCGCCGGCGCCGCCGGCGCCGCATCTGCCCGACCAGCTGCCCGTCACCGCGCGGGACGCGCTGGTGCAGGGCCTGCCCGATTTCAGCAAGCTCGTGGAAGTGCTGGGCCCCTCGGTCGTCAACATCTCCACCGAGTCCGAAGAGAAGGAGGAGCTCGGCGGACGCGGTGGGATGGAAGGACCTTTCGAGCCGTTCTTCCGCGGCCCGCGCCGCAGCCTCGGCTCCGGGTTCGTGCTCGACACCGACGGCGCCATCATCACCAATTCCCACGTCGTCGAGGATGCAGCGAAGATCGTCGTGCGCCTGCACGACGAGCGCGAGTTCGAGGCCGAGGTGGTCGGAGTCGATTCCAAGACCGACCTGGCCGTCATCCGCATCAAAGGCGCCACTGGGCTGGTGCCGGTGCCGCTCGGTGATTCCGATGCGCTCAAAGTCGGCGAGTGGGTCGTGGCCATCGGCAACCCGTTCGGCCTCGATCACACGGTGACCGCCGGCATCGTTTCGGCCAAGGGGCGCCAGATCAACCGGCGCAATCCCTACGACGACTTCATCCAGACCGATGCCGCCATCAATCCCGGCAACTCCGGCGGCCCGCTCGTCAACCTTGCCGGGCAGGTTGTGGGCATCAACACGGCGATCTTCTCCCAAGGCGGCGGCAACATCGGCATCGGCTTCGCCATCCCGGTCAACATGGCGCGCACCATCGTGCCGCAGCTTCAGGAGAGCGGGCACGTCACGCGCGGATGGCTGGGCGTCAAGATCCAGCCCGTCGACGCGGATATCGCGCGCTCGCTCGGTCTTACCGACGCCAAGGGCGCGCTCGTCGCCGAGATCTTCCCGGACAGCCCGGCCTCCAAGGCCGAGCTGAAGGTGGGCGACGTCATCACCTCGTTCGATGGAGTCGAGGTCGCCAAATCGAGTGATCTTCCGGCCATCGTCGCGGGGACGCCGGTGGGCAAGACCGTCGACGTCGTGGTGATGCGCGGCGGCGAGCGGATGACCATCAAGGTGGAAGTGGCGCAGCTCGAGGATGAAGCGCAGGCGGCCAAGCCCGTGCAGACCGGCGCGCTCGGCCTTTCGGTGCAGGATCTGGCGCCCGAGATGGCCGAGGAGCTCGGCCTGGCCAAGGACGCTCGCGGCGTCGTCGTCACCTCCGTCAAGAAGGGCTCGCCGGCAGAGGAAGCGGGTCTGCAGCCCGGCGATCTCATCCAGATGGTCGGCAATCGCTCGGTCGAGAGCGCCGAGCAGTTCGCCACGCTGCTCGCCGACGTCGACAAGACCCAGAGCGTCCTGGTGCTGGTGCGACGCGGCGACCAGACCTTGTTCCGAGTGATCAAGCCGCCCAAGACCGACGGCGGCGAGGGCGGCAAGGACAAGGAAGAGACCGAAGAACAGGACGGCGACCAAGAGAACAACGGCACGAAGGAAGGGGACCGGCGGTGA